In a single window of the Coregonus clupeaformis isolate EN_2021a chromosome 10, ASM2061545v1, whole genome shotgun sequence genome:
- the LOC121575489 gene encoding ras association domain-containing protein 1 isoform X1, whose translation MLTMGSEPPQAVARLFAWVNGMSKCELIELKDLSLNDRIELAPDPPASLPPAAPLTPRQVRAPERPSQVVRLVGDSVSVEGPSWFTGQVGKGHDFQPCSYTQITWCDLCGEFIWGLYKQSLSCANCSYTCHFQCRPFIQLDCSTDSRLLTTDQTDVSEETVETDTNVDVIEPIDWGKQVLSVGDIQQKVKEYNAQINSNLYMVLNRDGSYTGFIRVLFKLTRPVSLPPPQKASSPQEEEQQEGGLKRRTSFYLPKDTAKHVHISSRTRAREVIEALLNKFTVVDNPAKFALFERSERENQIYLRKLSDDERPLHLRLCAGPNEKVLSLVLKENETGEVNWDAFSFPELCNFLRILQREEEEHVRQIVKRYTLARDRMKEAMASITTPG comes from the exons ATGCTAACCATGGGCAGTGAGCCGCCACAAGCCGTTGCCCGGCTGTTTGCCTGGGTAAACGGCATGTCCAAGTGTGAGCTGATTGAGCTGAAAGACCTCAGCCTGAATGATCGCATTGAGCTGGCACCAGACCCACCAGCCTCTCTGCCCCCAGCAGCGCCCCTGACACCCAGGCAGGTGAGGGCTCCGGAGAGGCCCAGCCAGGTGGTTCGGCTGGTGGGGGACAGTGTGAGTGTTGAGGGGCCCTCGTGGTTCACAGGGCAGGTTGGAAAGGGACATGACTTCCAGCCCTGCAGCTACACCCAGATCACCTGGTGCGACCTGTGTGGTGAATTCATCTGGGGCCTTTACAAACAGAGCCTGAGCTGTGCTA ACTGCAGTTACACCTGTCACTTCCAATGTCGACCGTTTATCCAGTTGGATTGCAGCACAGATAGTAGACTCCTCACTACCGACCAAACAGATGTTTCTGAAGAGACTGTAGAGACAGACACTAACGTGGATGTG ATTGAACCTATTGACTGGGGGAAACAAGTGCTGTCTGTCGGTGACATCCAGCAGAAAGTGAAGGAATATAATGCTCAGATCAACAGCAATCTCTACATGGTGCTG AACCGAGACGGATCATACACTGGCTTCATCAGGGTCCTTTTTAAGCTGACTCGGCCCGTGTCACTCCCACCCCCTCAGAAGGCGTCTTCACCACAGGAAGaggaacaacaggagggagggcTGAAGCGCCGGACATCTTTCTACCTCCCCAAAGACACGGCCAAACACGTGCACATAAGCTCCCGGACGCGGGCACGAGAGGTCATAGAGGCCCTGCTCAACAAGTTCACTGTGGTGGACAACCCTGCAAAGTTTGCCCTGTTTGAGCGCAGTGAACGTGAAAACCAGA TATACCTCCGTAAGCTGTCTGATGACGAGCGTCCGCTCCACCTGCGTCTGTGTGCCGGACCCAATGAGAAAGTCCTCAGTCTGGTGTTGAAAGAGAATGAGACGGGGGAGGTCAAT tgGGATGCATTCAGCTTTCCTGAGCTGTGCAATTTCCTGCGGATCCTTCAGCGCGAGGAAGAGGAGCACGTCCGGCAGATAGTCAAGCGTTACACTCTGGCCAGGGATAGGATGAAGGAGGCCATGGCCAGCATCACCACCCCCGGCTGA
- the LOC121575489 gene encoding ras association domain-containing protein 1 isoform X2, whose product MALKEAMEKTPSFEMTWGSTTSSGYCSQDDSDSELEQFFTARTSFFIKVQRKMIEPIDWGKQVLSVGDIQQKVKEYNAQINSNLYMVLNRDGSYTGFIRVLFKLTRPVSLPPPQKASSPQEEEQQEGGLKRRTSFYLPKDTAKHVHISSRTRAREVIEALLNKFTVVDNPAKFALFERSERENQIYLRKLSDDERPLHLRLCAGPNEKVLSLVLKENETGEVNWDAFSFPELCNFLRILQREEEEHVRQIVKRYTLARDRMKEAMASITTPG is encoded by the exons ATGGCGTTAAAAGAGGCAATGGAAAAGACCCCATCATTTGAGATGACTTGGGGCAGCACGACCAGCAGCGGATATTGTAGCCAGGATGACTCGGACTCGGAGCTGGAGCAATTTTTTACAGCGCGCACATCGTTCTTTATCAAAGTCCAAAGGAAAATG ATTGAACCTATTGACTGGGGGAAACAAGTGCTGTCTGTCGGTGACATCCAGCAGAAAGTGAAGGAATATAATGCTCAGATCAACAGCAATCTCTACATGGTGCTG AACCGAGACGGATCATACACTGGCTTCATCAGGGTCCTTTTTAAGCTGACTCGGCCCGTGTCACTCCCACCCCCTCAGAAGGCGTCTTCACCACAGGAAGaggaacaacaggagggagggcTGAAGCGCCGGACATCTTTCTACCTCCCCAAAGACACGGCCAAACACGTGCACATAAGCTCCCGGACGCGGGCACGAGAGGTCATAGAGGCCCTGCTCAACAAGTTCACTGTGGTGGACAACCCTGCAAAGTTTGCCCTGTTTGAGCGCAGTGAACGTGAAAACCAGA TATACCTCCGTAAGCTGTCTGATGACGAGCGTCCGCTCCACCTGCGTCTGTGTGCCGGACCCAATGAGAAAGTCCTCAGTCTGGTGTTGAAAGAGAATGAGACGGGGGAGGTCAAT tgGGATGCATTCAGCTTTCCTGAGCTGTGCAATTTCCTGCGGATCCTTCAGCGCGAGGAAGAGGAGCACGTCCGGCAGATAGTCAAGCGTTACACTCTGGCCAGGGATAGGATGAAGGAGGCCATGGCCAGCATCACCACCCCCGGCTGA
- the LOC121575490 gene encoding tumor suppressor candidate 2 — protein MGGSGSKTKGYWPFAGSGSGDGDPTKEGVDEQSLARLRSFRNGTPFVFTRRSSLYFDEDGDLAHEFYEETVVTKNGRRRSKLKKIQKNLIPQGTIHLEHPCIHVDFPVVLCEV, from the exons ATGGGCGGTAGTGGCTCCAAAACCAAAGGATATTGGCCTTTTGCAGGTTCAGGCAGTGGTGATGGCGATCCAACCAAAGAGGGAGTCGACGAACAGTCGCTGGCAAGGCTCAGAAGTTTCCGAAATGGGACGCCCTTCGTGTTTACCAGAAGGAG CTCCCTGTACTTTGACGAAGATGGAGACCTGGCCCACGAGTTCTACGAGGAGACAGTTGTGACGAAGAATGGCCGCAGGAGGTCCAAACTGAAGAAGATCCAGAAAAACCTCATACCTCAG GGAACCATACATCTGGAGCACCCCTGCATCCATGTGGATTTCCCTGTCGTTCTCTGTGAGGTTTGA